The Globicephala melas chromosome X, mGloMel1.2, whole genome shotgun sequence genome window below encodes:
- the LOC132593281 gene encoding spindlin-2, protein MKTPNSQEAEGQQTRAVAGRATGSANMTKRKASQKKQRGRPSSQPRRNIVGCRISHGWKEGDEPITQWKGTVLDQVPINPSLYLVKYDGIDCVYGLELHRDERVLSLKILSDRVASSQVSDANLANTIIGKAVEHMFEGEHGSKDEWRGMVLAQAPIMKAWFYITYEKDPVLYMYQLLDDYKEGDLRIMPESGESPPAEREPGGVVDGLIGKHVEYTKEDGSKRIGMVIHQVEAKPSVYFIKFDDDFHIYVYDLVKKS, encoded by the coding sequence ATGAAAACCCCCAACTCGCAGGAGGCCGAAGGGCAACAAACCAGGGCAGTTGCAGGACGGGCCACTGGGTCTGCAAACATGACAAAGAGAAAAGCCTCCCAAAAGAAACAGAGAGGCAGACCTTCATCCCAGCCCCGCAGGAACATCGTGGGCTGCAGGATTTCACACGGATGGAAGGAAGGCGATGAGCCCATCACCCAGTGGAAAGGAACCGTTCTGGATCAGGTGCCTATAAATCCTTCTCTTTATCTGGTGAAATATGATGGAATTGACTGTGTCTATGGACTGGAACTTCACAGAGATGAAAGAGTTTTGTCTCTTAAAATTCTTTCTGACAGGGTGGCATCATCTCAAGTCAGTGATGCAAACCTTGCAAATACCATAATTGGTAAAGCTGTGGAACATATGTTTGAGGGTGAGCATGGTTCTAAGGATGAATGGAGAGGAATGGTCTTGGCCCAAGCACCTATCATGAAAGCCTGGTTTTATATTACCTATGAGAAAGATCCTGTCTTGTACATGTACCAGCTTCTAGATGATTATAAAGAAGGAGACCTCCGTATCATGCCAGAGTCCGGTGAGTCTCCTCCAGCAGAGAGGGAGCCAGGAGGAGTTGTAGATGGCCTGATAGGTAAACATGTGGAATATACCAAAGAAGATGGCTCCAAACGGATCGGCATGGTCATTCACCAAGTGGAAGCCAAACCCTCTGTGTATTTCATCAAGTTTGATGATGATTTCCATATCTATGTCTATGATTTGGTGAAAAAGTCCTAA